A region of Lycium barbarum isolate Lr01 chromosome 1, ASM1917538v2, whole genome shotgun sequence DNA encodes the following proteins:
- the LOC132610944 gene encoding uncharacterized protein LOC132610944, with the protein MPGIPKLEWKGTVGLAPKHIVSFLKAHRMVEKGCLAHLEYIHDTSTDTPPLELIPIMTELPEVFPTDLPGILPDRDINFHINVDPGTKPISIPPYQMALIELKELKEKLQDLLSKGSKEENERHLGIFLETLREKRLYAKFSKCDLWLSSVAFLEHMVSKDGIMTGEGRLAREVQSLANSLVRLDISEPGRVFACVEGNAREARLDEEGIMSIKGRICTPQTGDLTVLFMEEAPNSTYSIHPGAMKMYRDLKQHYWWCSMKRDNVKFVSRCLNCQQVKYEHQKPGGISQRMPILEWKWERIAMEFLMIYTFEKLAKIYIHEILYLHGLPVSIIYDRQTQFTSYFWKYLQKELGTRVELRTTFHPQTDGQSERIIQVLEDMLRYISNGSHVIRWDSVMLDQNLSYKEESIAILDHQIRKLRSKEIASVKFQW; encoded by the exons atgcctgggattcctaAGTTAGAGTGGAAAGGTACGGTTGGTCTCGCGCCTAAGCATATAGTGTCATTTCTTAAGGCACATCGGATGGTTGAGAAAGGGTGTCTAGCTCATCTTGAATATATTCATGATACCAGTACTGATACTCCTCCACTTGAGTTGATACCAATTATGACAGAGTTACCTGAGGTGTTCCCTACTGATCTTCCTGGTATTCTTCCGGACCGGGATATTAATTTTCACATTAATGTTGATCCgggcaccaagcccatttctatccctccttatcaGATGGCTCTTatagagttgaaggaattgaaagaaaaGTTGCAAGATTTGTTGAGCAAAGG GAGTAAGGAGGAGAATGAGAGGCATTTAGGGATTTTCCTTGAGACTTTGAGAGAGAAGAGgctttatgctaagttctccaagtgtgatttATGGCTTAGCTCTGTGGCGTTTTTGGAGCACATGGTGTCCAAGGATGGTATCATG ACTGGGGAGGGACGTttggctagagaggttcagagTTTGGCAAATTCCTTGGTTAGGCTTGATATTTCTGAACCTGGAAGGGTTTTTGCTTGTGTGGAG GGAAATGCTCGTGAGGCAAGGCTTGATGAAGAAGGGATTATGAGCATCAAAGGACGAATATGTACACCTCAGACAGGAGATTTGACTGTTTTGTTTATGGAGGAGGCTCCCAACTCAAcgtattctattcaccctggtGCTATGAAGATGTATCGAGACCTGaagcagcactattggtggtgtAGCATGAAGAGGGATAATGTGAAGTTTGTGTCTCGGTGcttgaattgtcaacaagtgaagtatgagcaccaaaagcctggtGGGATTTCTCAGAGAATGCCCATTCttgagtggaaatgggaaaggaTTGCCATGGAATTTCTG ATGATTTATACTTTTGAGAAGCTGGCTAAGATCTACATTCATGAGATTCTTTATTTGCATGGATTGCCCGTTTCCATTATTTATGATAGACAGACTCAGTTTACCTCTTATTTCTGGAAGTATTTGCAAAAGGAGCTGGGTACCCGGGTTGAGTTGAGgacaacatttcatccccagactgatggtcagtctgAGCGTATTATCCAggttttggaggatatgttgaga TATATTTCAAATGGTTCTCATGTGATTAGATGGGATTCAGTGATGCTTGATCAGAATTTGTCCTATAAGGAAGAGTCGATTGCTATCTTGGACCATCAGATTCGCAAGTTGAGATCCAAAGAAATTGCTTCTGTGAAGTTTCAGTGGTGA